Proteins encoded by one window of Pseudorca crassidens isolate mPseCra1 chromosome 3, mPseCra1.hap1, whole genome shotgun sequence:
- the WIZ gene encoding protein Wiz isoform X3, which produces MDGPPAGGLAAPDRPRGPERLPGPAPREDIEGGAEVAEGEGCIFRSTHYLPVTKEGPRDILDGRGGISVANFDPSTFSLMRCDFCGAGFDTRAGLSSHARAHLRDFGITNWELTVSPINILQELLATSAAERPPSPLCREPGVPPSGFLTSRRPRLPLTVPFPPTWAEDPGPAYGDAQSLTTCEVCGACFETRKGLSSHARSHLRQLGVAESESSGAPIDLLYELVKQKGLPDTPLGLPPGLTKKSSSPKEMVAGAPRPGLLALAKPLDAPAVNKAIKSPPGFSAKGLAHPPSSPLLKKASLALAGSPTPKNPEDKSPQLSLSPRPASPKAQWPQSEDEGPLNLTLDSDGGRELDCQLCGAWFETRKGLSSHARAHLRHLGVSDPDAKGSPIDVLHGLIRRDGVQIRLPPGRGTLALLGRPPPASAALSLLPPPPPATKAKLKAEGMASPWGKQDLSAAAAAGIFWASDVEPSPLNLSSGPEPARDIRCEFCGEFFENRKGLSSHARSHLRQMGVTEWYVNGSPIDTLREILKRRTQSRPGGHPNPSGPSPKALAKVVGSGGPGSSLEARSPADLHLSPLAKKLPPPPGSPLGHSPTASSPPTARKMFPGLSSPSLPKKLKPEQMRVEIKREMLPGALHGEPHPSEGPWVAPREDMTPLNLSSRAEPVRDIRCEFCGEFFENRKGLSSHARSHLRQMGVTEWSVNGSPIDTLREILKKKSKPCLIKKEPPAGDLAPALAEDGPLTVAPGPMQAPLPLAPMAGRPGKPGAGPAQVPRELSLAPITGAKPSATSYLGSVAAKRPLQEDRLLPAEVKAKTYIQTELPFKAKTLHEKTSHSSTEACCELCGLYFENRKALASHARAHLRQFGVTEWCVNGSPIETLSEWIKHRPQKVGAYRSYIQGGRPFTKKFRSAGHGRDGDKRPPLGLAPGGLAVVGRSAGCEPGLEAGRAADSGERPLAASPPGTMKAEEHQRQNINKFERRQARPPDSSAARGGEEANDLHQKLEEVRQPPPRVRPVPSLVPRPPQTSLVKFVGNIYTLKCRFCEVEFQGPLSIQEEWVRHLQRHILEMNFSKADPPPEEPQAPQAQTAAAEAP; this is translated from the exons ATGGATGGGCCCCCGGCAGGCGGCCTGGCCGCCCCGGATCGTCCTCGAGGCCCCGAGAGACTGCCTGGCCCAGCGCCGAGGGAGGACATCGAAGGTGGGGCTGAGGTTGCTGAGGGGGAAGGTTGCATCTTCCGGTCCACCCATTACTTGCCTGTCACCAAGGAAGGCCCTCGAGACATTCTGGATGGCAGAGGTGGCATTTCTG tgGCTAACTTCGACCCAAGCACCTTCAGCCTGATGCGCTGTGACTTCTGCGGGGCCGGCTTTGACACTCGTGCCGGCCTCTCCAGCCACGCCCGGGCCCACCTGCGTGACTTTGGTATCACCAACTGGGAGCTCACTGTCTCACCCATCAACATCCTGCAAGAGCTGCTGGCCACCTCAGCTGCTGAGCGGCCCCCCAGCCCCCTGTGTCGTGAACCTGGGGTGCCGCCTAGTGGCTTCCTGACCTCCCGCCGGCCCCGCTTACCTCTTACAGTGCCCTTCCCACCCACCTGGGCTGAGGACCCTGGGCCAGCCTACGGAGATG CCCAGAGCCTGACCACCTGCGAGGTCTGTGGTGCCTGCTTTGAGACACGCAAGGGCCTGTCCAGCCACGCGCGCTCCCACCTGCGGCAGCTTGGGGTGGCTGAGTCGGAGAGCAGCGGTGCCCCCATCGACCTCCTCTACGAGCTCGTGAAGCAGAAGGGCCTGCCCGACACACCCCTTGGGCTGCCCCCGGGCCTGACTAAGAAGTCCAGCTCGCCGAAGGAAATGGTTGCTGGAGCCCCACGACCCGGCCTGCTCGCCCTGGCCAAGCCCCTCGATGCCCCTGCTGTCAACAAGGCCATCAAGTCACCTCCCGGCTTCTCGGCCAAGGGCCTGGCCCACCCGCCCAGCTCCCCACTGCTCAAGAAGGCATCACTGGCCCTGGCGGGCTCCCCTACCCCCAAGAATCCTGAGGACAAGAGCCCCCAGCTGTCCCTGAGCCCCCGGCCGGCCTCCCCAAAGGCACAGTGGCCCCAGTCTGAGGACGAGGGGCCCCTGAACCTCA CTTTAGATAGTGACGGGGGCAGAGAGCTGGACTGCCAGCTGTGCGGTGCCTGGTTTGAGACCCGCAAGGGCCTGTCCAGCCACGCCCGCGCCCACCTGCGCCACCTGGGCGTCAGCGACCCGGACGCCAAGGGATCCCCCATAGACGTGCTCCACGGGCTCATCAGGAGGGACGGCGTCCAGATCCGCCTCCCACCCGGGCGTGGCACCCTGGCCCTGCTGGGGCGGCCTCCTCCCGCCTCTGCGGCCCTCTCCTTGCTCCCCCCCCCACCGCCGGCCACGAAGGCCAAGCTGAAGGCCGAGGGTATGGCCAGCCCCTGGGGGAAGCAGGACCTCTCAGCCGCCGCAGCCGCTGGCATTTTCTGGGCCTCTGATGTGGAGCCGTCTCCTCTCAACCTCT CTTCAGGCCCAGAGCCGGCACGTGACATCCGCTGCGAGTTCTGTGGCGAGTTCTTCGAGAACCGAAAGGGCCTGTCGAGCCATGCACGCTCGCACCTGCGGCAGATGGGCGTGACCGAGTGGTACGTCAACGGCTCACCCATCGACACGCTGCGGGAGATCCTCAAGAGACGGACCCAGTCCCGGCCTGGTGGACACCCCAACCCGTCAGGGCCTAGCCCAAAAGCCCTGGCCAAGGTGGTGGGCAGCGGAGGTCCTGGCAGCTCACTGGAAGCCCGTAGCCCCGCGGACCTTCATCTCTCACCCCTGGCCAAGAAGTTGCCACCGCCACCAGGCAGCCCCCTGGGCCACTCACCGACTGCCTCTTCTCCTCCCACGGCCCGGAAGATGTTCCCAGGCCTCTCCTCACCCTCCCTGCCCAAGAAGCTGAAGCCTGAACAAATGCGGGTGGAGATCAAGCGGGAGATGCTGCCGGGGGCCCTTCATGGGGAGCCGCACCCATCCGAGGGTCCCTGGGTGGCACCTCGGGAAGACATGACCCCCTTGAACCTGT CGTCCCGGGCAGAGCCAGTACGTGACATCCGCTGTGAGTTCTGTGGCGAGTTCTTCGAGAACCGAAAGGGCCTGTCGAGCCATGCACGCTCGCACCTGCGGCAGATGGGTGTGACCGAGTGGTCTGTCAACGGCTCACCCATCGACACGCTGCGGGAGATCCTCAAGAAGAAATCCAAACCATGCCTCATCAAGAAGGAGCCGCCGGCCGGAGACCTGGCCCCTGCCTTGGCTGAGGACGGGCCCCTCACGGTGGCCCCTGGGCCCATGCAGGCCCCTTTGCCGCTGGCGCCAATGGCTGGCCGGCCAGGCAAACCAGGAGCTGGGCCAGCCCAGGTTCCCCGCGAGCTCAGCCTGGCACCCATCACTGGTGCCAAGCCTTCAGCCACCAGCTACCTGGGCTCAGTGGCAGCCAAGCGGCCCCTGCAGGAGGACCGCCTCCTCCCAGCAGAGGTTAAGGCCAAGACCTACATCCAGACTGAACTGCCCTTCAAGGCAAAGACCCTCCATGAGAAGACCTCCCACTCCT CCACTGAGGCCTGCTGCGAGCTGTGTGGCCTTTACTTCGAAAACCGCAAGGCTCTGGCCAGTCATGCACGGGCGCACCTGCGGCAGTTCGGCGTGACCGAGTGGTGTGTGAACGGCTCACCCATCGAGACACTGAGTGAGTGGATCAAGCACCGGCCCCAGAAGGTGGGCGCCTACCGCAGCTACATCCAGGGCGGCCGTCCCTTCACCAAGAAGTTTCGCAGTGCCGGCCATGGCCGCGATGGCGACAAGCGGCCGCCCCTGGGGCTGGCACCCGGGGGCCTGGCCGTGGTGGGCCGCAGTGCCGGGTGTGAGCCAGGGCTCGAGGCTGGCCGGGCAGCTGACAGTGGTGAGCGGCCTCTGGCAGCCAGCCCGCCAGGCACTATGAAGGCTGAGGAGCACCAACGGCAGAACATCAACA AATTTGAGCGCCGACAAGCCCGCCCTCCAGATTCCTCTGCGGCCCGGGGTGGTGAGGAGGCCAATGACCTgcaccagaagctggaggaggtgCGGCAGCCTCCGCCCCGGGTCCGGCCAGTCCCCTCCCTGGTGCCCCGGCCCCCCCAGACATCACTCGTCAAGTTCGTTGGCAACATCTACACCCTCAAGTGCAG GTTCTGTGAAGTGGAATTCCAGGGGCCCCTCTCCATCCAGGAGGAGTGGGTGCGGCACTTACAGCGGCACATCCTGGAGATGAATTTCTCCAAAGCGGACCCTCCGCCCGAGGAGCCCCAGGCCCCACAGGCACAGACAGCGGCAGCAGAGGCGCCCTAA
- the WIZ gene encoding protein Wiz isoform X5: protein MDGPPAGGLAAPDRPRGPERLPGPAPREDIEGGAEVAEGEGCIFRSTHYLPVTKEGPRDILDGRGGISVANFDPSTFSLMRCDFCGAGFDTRAGLSSHARAHLRDFGITNWELTVSPINILQELLATSAAERPPSPLCREPGVPPSGFLTSRRPRLPLTVPFPPTWAEDPGPAYGDAQSLTTCEVCGACFETRKGLSSHARSHLRQLGVAESESSGAPIDLLYELVKQKGLPDTPLGLPPGLTKKSSSPKEMVAGAPRPGLLALAKPLDAPAVNKAIKSPPGFSAKGLAHPPSSPLLKKASLALAGSPTPKNPEDKSPQLSLSPRPASPKAQWPQSEDEGPLNLTSGPEPARDIRCEFCGEFFENRKGLSSHARSHLRQMGVTEWYVNGSPIDTLREILKRRTQSRPGGHPNPSGPSPKALAKVVGSGGPGSSLEARSPADLHLSPLAKKLPPPPGSPLGHSPTASSPPTARKMFPGLSSPSLPKKLKPEQMRVEIKREMLPGALHGEPHPSEGPWVAPREDMTPLNLSSRAEPVRDIRCEFCGEFFENRKGLSSHARSHLRQMGVTEWSVNGSPIDTLREILKKKSKPCLIKKEPPAGDLAPALAEDGPLTVAPGPMQAPLPLAPMAGRPGKPGAGPAQVPRELSLAPITGAKPSATSYLGSVAAKRPLQEDRLLPAEVKAKTYIQTELPFKAKTLHEKTSHSSTEACCELCGLYFENRKALASHARAHLRQFGVTEWCVNGSPIETLSEWIKHRPQKVGAYRSYIQGGRPFTKKFRSAGHGRDGDKRPPLGLAPGGLAVVGRSAGCEPGLEAGRAADSGERPLAASPPGTMKAEEHQRQNINKFERRQARPPDSSAARGGEEANDLHQKLEEVRQPPPRVRPVPSLVPRPPQTSLVKFVGNIYTLKCRFCEVEFQGPLSIQEEWVRHLQRHILEMNFSKADPPPEEPQAPQAQTAAAEAP, encoded by the exons ATGGATGGGCCCCCGGCAGGCGGCCTGGCCGCCCCGGATCGTCCTCGAGGCCCCGAGAGACTGCCTGGCCCAGCGCCGAGGGAGGACATCGAAGGTGGGGCTGAGGTTGCTGAGGGGGAAGGTTGCATCTTCCGGTCCACCCATTACTTGCCTGTCACCAAGGAAGGCCCTCGAGACATTCTGGATGGCAGAGGTGGCATTTCTG tgGCTAACTTCGACCCAAGCACCTTCAGCCTGATGCGCTGTGACTTCTGCGGGGCCGGCTTTGACACTCGTGCCGGCCTCTCCAGCCACGCCCGGGCCCACCTGCGTGACTTTGGTATCACCAACTGGGAGCTCACTGTCTCACCCATCAACATCCTGCAAGAGCTGCTGGCCACCTCAGCTGCTGAGCGGCCCCCCAGCCCCCTGTGTCGTGAACCTGGGGTGCCGCCTAGTGGCTTCCTGACCTCCCGCCGGCCCCGCTTACCTCTTACAGTGCCCTTCCCACCCACCTGGGCTGAGGACCCTGGGCCAGCCTACGGAGATG CCCAGAGCCTGACCACCTGCGAGGTCTGTGGTGCCTGCTTTGAGACACGCAAGGGCCTGTCCAGCCACGCGCGCTCCCACCTGCGGCAGCTTGGGGTGGCTGAGTCGGAGAGCAGCGGTGCCCCCATCGACCTCCTCTACGAGCTCGTGAAGCAGAAGGGCCTGCCCGACACACCCCTTGGGCTGCCCCCGGGCCTGACTAAGAAGTCCAGCTCGCCGAAGGAAATGGTTGCTGGAGCCCCACGACCCGGCCTGCTCGCCCTGGCCAAGCCCCTCGATGCCCCTGCTGTCAACAAGGCCATCAAGTCACCTCCCGGCTTCTCGGCCAAGGGCCTGGCCCACCCGCCCAGCTCCCCACTGCTCAAGAAGGCATCACTGGCCCTGGCGGGCTCCCCTACCCCCAAGAATCCTGAGGACAAGAGCCCCCAGCTGTCCCTGAGCCCCCGGCCGGCCTCCCCAAAGGCACAGTGGCCCCAGTCTGAGGACGAGGGGCCCCTGAACCTCA CTTCAGGCCCAGAGCCGGCACGTGACATCCGCTGCGAGTTCTGTGGCGAGTTCTTCGAGAACCGAAAGGGCCTGTCGAGCCATGCACGCTCGCACCTGCGGCAGATGGGCGTGACCGAGTGGTACGTCAACGGCTCACCCATCGACACGCTGCGGGAGATCCTCAAGAGACGGACCCAGTCCCGGCCTGGTGGACACCCCAACCCGTCAGGGCCTAGCCCAAAAGCCCTGGCCAAGGTGGTGGGCAGCGGAGGTCCTGGCAGCTCACTGGAAGCCCGTAGCCCCGCGGACCTTCATCTCTCACCCCTGGCCAAGAAGTTGCCACCGCCACCAGGCAGCCCCCTGGGCCACTCACCGACTGCCTCTTCTCCTCCCACGGCCCGGAAGATGTTCCCAGGCCTCTCCTCACCCTCCCTGCCCAAGAAGCTGAAGCCTGAACAAATGCGGGTGGAGATCAAGCGGGAGATGCTGCCGGGGGCCCTTCATGGGGAGCCGCACCCATCCGAGGGTCCCTGGGTGGCACCTCGGGAAGACATGACCCCCTTGAACCTGT CGTCCCGGGCAGAGCCAGTACGTGACATCCGCTGTGAGTTCTGTGGCGAGTTCTTCGAGAACCGAAAGGGCCTGTCGAGCCATGCACGCTCGCACCTGCGGCAGATGGGTGTGACCGAGTGGTCTGTCAACGGCTCACCCATCGACACGCTGCGGGAGATCCTCAAGAAGAAATCCAAACCATGCCTCATCAAGAAGGAGCCGCCGGCCGGAGACCTGGCCCCTGCCTTGGCTGAGGACGGGCCCCTCACGGTGGCCCCTGGGCCCATGCAGGCCCCTTTGCCGCTGGCGCCAATGGCTGGCCGGCCAGGCAAACCAGGAGCTGGGCCAGCCCAGGTTCCCCGCGAGCTCAGCCTGGCACCCATCACTGGTGCCAAGCCTTCAGCCACCAGCTACCTGGGCTCAGTGGCAGCCAAGCGGCCCCTGCAGGAGGACCGCCTCCTCCCAGCAGAGGTTAAGGCCAAGACCTACATCCAGACTGAACTGCCCTTCAAGGCAAAGACCCTCCATGAGAAGACCTCCCACTCCT CCACTGAGGCCTGCTGCGAGCTGTGTGGCCTTTACTTCGAAAACCGCAAGGCTCTGGCCAGTCATGCACGGGCGCACCTGCGGCAGTTCGGCGTGACCGAGTGGTGTGTGAACGGCTCACCCATCGAGACACTGAGTGAGTGGATCAAGCACCGGCCCCAGAAGGTGGGCGCCTACCGCAGCTACATCCAGGGCGGCCGTCCCTTCACCAAGAAGTTTCGCAGTGCCGGCCATGGCCGCGATGGCGACAAGCGGCCGCCCCTGGGGCTGGCACCCGGGGGCCTGGCCGTGGTGGGCCGCAGTGCCGGGTGTGAGCCAGGGCTCGAGGCTGGCCGGGCAGCTGACAGTGGTGAGCGGCCTCTGGCAGCCAGCCCGCCAGGCACTATGAAGGCTGAGGAGCACCAACGGCAGAACATCAACA AATTTGAGCGCCGACAAGCCCGCCCTCCAGATTCCTCTGCGGCCCGGGGTGGTGAGGAGGCCAATGACCTgcaccagaagctggaggaggtgCGGCAGCCTCCGCCCCGGGTCCGGCCAGTCCCCTCCCTGGTGCCCCGGCCCCCCCAGACATCACTCGTCAAGTTCGTTGGCAACATCTACACCCTCAAGTGCAG GTTCTGTGAAGTGGAATTCCAGGGGCCCCTCTCCATCCAGGAGGAGTGGGTGCGGCACTTACAGCGGCACATCCTGGAGATGAATTTCTCCAAAGCGGACCCTCCGCCCGAGGAGCCCCAGGCCCCACAGGCACAGACAGCGGCAGCAGAGGCGCCCTAA
- the WIZ gene encoding protein Wiz isoform X6 gives MAASTAQCRVTKAESKAAAGPRAGGARERAPAGAPPLGPQSPGPAALPAPPPPPPPPPPPPLPLPPRDGPKAEPEPGPGPAPAPGLGSEENAMVAMDLGSPLLPKKSLPVPGPLEQVANRLSSKVAAEVPHGSKQELPDLKAQSLTTCEVCGACFETRKGLSSHARSHLRQLGVAESESSGAPIDLLYELVKQKGLPDTPLGLPPGLTKKSSSPKEMVAGAPRPGLLALAKPLDAPAVNKAIKSPPGFSAKGLAHPPSSPLLKKASLALAGSPTPKNPEDKSPQLSLSPRPASPKAQWPQSEDEGPLNLTSGPEPARDIRCEFCGEFFENRKGLSSHARSHLRQMGVTEWYVNGSPIDTLREILKRRTQSRPGGHPNPSGPSPKALAKVVGSGGPGSSLEARSPADLHLSPLAKKLPPPPGSPLGHSPTASSPPTARKMFPGLSSPSLPKKLKPEQMRVEIKREMLPGALHGEPHPSEGPWVAPREDMTPLNLSSRAEPVRDIRCEFCGEFFENRKGLSSHARSHLRQMGVTEWSVNGSPIDTLREILKKKSKPCLIKKEPPAGDLAPALAEDGPLTVAPGPMQAPLPLAPMAGRPGKPGAGPAQVPRELSLAPITGAKPSATSYLGSVAAKRPLQEDRLLPAEVKAKTYIQTELPFKAKTLHEKTSHSSTEACCELCGLYFENRKALASHARAHLRQFGVTEWCVNGSPIETLSEWIKHRPQKVGAYRSYIQGGRPFTKKFRSAGHGRDGDKRPPLGLAPGGLAVVGRSAGCEPGLEAGRAADSGERPLAASPPGTMKAEEHQRQNINKFERRQARPPDSSAARGGEEANDLHQKLEEVRQPPPRVRPVPSLVPRPPQTSLVKFVGNIYTLKCRFCEVEFQGPLSIQEEWVRHLQRHILEMNFSKADPPPEEPQAPQAQTAAAEAP, from the exons ATGGCCGCCTCCACCGCCCAGTGCCGAGTGACAAAAGCGGAGAGCAAGGCGGCGGCGGGGCCGCGCGCGGGGGGCGCCCGGGAGCGCGCGCCCGCAGGGGCGCCCCCGCTGGGCCCCCAGAGCCCGGGCCCCGCGGCTctccccgcgccgccgccgccgccgcccccacccccgccgccgccgctgccgctgccgccgcggGACGGGCCCAAGGCCGAGCCGGAGCCGGGGCCCGGGCCCGCGCCCGCGCCGG GCTTGGGTTCTGAGGAAAACGCAATGGTGGCCATGGACTTGGGCTCCCCCCTGCTCCCCAAGAAGAGCCTGCCTGTCCCTGGGCCCCTGGAGCAGGTGGCCAATCGGCTGAGCAGCAAAGTGGCTGCAGAGGTTCCTCATGGCAGTAAGCAGGAGCTGCCAGACCTTAAGG CCCAGAGCCTGACCACCTGCGAGGTCTGTGGTGCCTGCTTTGAGACACGCAAGGGCCTGTCCAGCCACGCGCGCTCCCACCTGCGGCAGCTTGGGGTGGCTGAGTCGGAGAGCAGCGGTGCCCCCATCGACCTCCTCTACGAGCTCGTGAAGCAGAAGGGCCTGCCCGACACACCCCTTGGGCTGCCCCCGGGCCTGACTAAGAAGTCCAGCTCGCCGAAGGAAATGGTTGCTGGAGCCCCACGACCCGGCCTGCTCGCCCTGGCCAAGCCCCTCGATGCCCCTGCTGTCAACAAGGCCATCAAGTCACCTCCCGGCTTCTCGGCCAAGGGCCTGGCCCACCCGCCCAGCTCCCCACTGCTCAAGAAGGCATCACTGGCCCTGGCGGGCTCCCCTACCCCCAAGAATCCTGAGGACAAGAGCCCCCAGCTGTCCCTGAGCCCCCGGCCGGCCTCCCCAAAGGCACAGTGGCCCCAGTCTGAGGACGAGGGGCCCCTGAACCTCA CTTCAGGCCCAGAGCCGGCACGTGACATCCGCTGCGAGTTCTGTGGCGAGTTCTTCGAGAACCGAAAGGGCCTGTCGAGCCATGCACGCTCGCACCTGCGGCAGATGGGCGTGACCGAGTGGTACGTCAACGGCTCACCCATCGACACGCTGCGGGAGATCCTCAAGAGACGGACCCAGTCCCGGCCTGGTGGACACCCCAACCCGTCAGGGCCTAGCCCAAAAGCCCTGGCCAAGGTGGTGGGCAGCGGAGGTCCTGGCAGCTCACTGGAAGCCCGTAGCCCCGCGGACCTTCATCTCTCACCCCTGGCCAAGAAGTTGCCACCGCCACCAGGCAGCCCCCTGGGCCACTCACCGACTGCCTCTTCTCCTCCCACGGCCCGGAAGATGTTCCCAGGCCTCTCCTCACCCTCCCTGCCCAAGAAGCTGAAGCCTGAACAAATGCGGGTGGAGATCAAGCGGGAGATGCTGCCGGGGGCCCTTCATGGGGAGCCGCACCCATCCGAGGGTCCCTGGGTGGCACCTCGGGAAGACATGACCCCCTTGAACCTGT CGTCCCGGGCAGAGCCAGTACGTGACATCCGCTGTGAGTTCTGTGGCGAGTTCTTCGAGAACCGAAAGGGCCTGTCGAGCCATGCACGCTCGCACCTGCGGCAGATGGGTGTGACCGAGTGGTCTGTCAACGGCTCACCCATCGACACGCTGCGGGAGATCCTCAAGAAGAAATCCAAACCATGCCTCATCAAGAAGGAGCCGCCGGCCGGAGACCTGGCCCCTGCCTTGGCTGAGGACGGGCCCCTCACGGTGGCCCCTGGGCCCATGCAGGCCCCTTTGCCGCTGGCGCCAATGGCTGGCCGGCCAGGCAAACCAGGAGCTGGGCCAGCCCAGGTTCCCCGCGAGCTCAGCCTGGCACCCATCACTGGTGCCAAGCCTTCAGCCACCAGCTACCTGGGCTCAGTGGCAGCCAAGCGGCCCCTGCAGGAGGACCGCCTCCTCCCAGCAGAGGTTAAGGCCAAGACCTACATCCAGACTGAACTGCCCTTCAAGGCAAAGACCCTCCATGAGAAGACCTCCCACTCCT CCACTGAGGCCTGCTGCGAGCTGTGTGGCCTTTACTTCGAAAACCGCAAGGCTCTGGCCAGTCATGCACGGGCGCACCTGCGGCAGTTCGGCGTGACCGAGTGGTGTGTGAACGGCTCACCCATCGAGACACTGAGTGAGTGGATCAAGCACCGGCCCCAGAAGGTGGGCGCCTACCGCAGCTACATCCAGGGCGGCCGTCCCTTCACCAAGAAGTTTCGCAGTGCCGGCCATGGCCGCGATGGCGACAAGCGGCCGCCCCTGGGGCTGGCACCCGGGGGCCTGGCCGTGGTGGGCCGCAGTGCCGGGTGTGAGCCAGGGCTCGAGGCTGGCCGGGCAGCTGACAGTGGTGAGCGGCCTCTGGCAGCCAGCCCGCCAGGCACTATGAAGGCTGAGGAGCACCAACGGCAGAACATCAACA AATTTGAGCGCCGACAAGCCCGCCCTCCAGATTCCTCTGCGGCCCGGGGTGGTGAGGAGGCCAATGACCTgcaccagaagctggaggaggtgCGGCAGCCTCCGCCCCGGGTCCGGCCAGTCCCCTCCCTGGTGCCCCGGCCCCCCCAGACATCACTCGTCAAGTTCGTTGGCAACATCTACACCCTCAAGTGCAG GTTCTGTGAAGTGGAATTCCAGGGGCCCCTCTCCATCCAGGAGGAGTGGGTGCGGCACTTACAGCGGCACATCCTGGAGATGAATTTCTCCAAAGCGGACCCTCCGCCCGAGGAGCCCCAGGCCCCACAGGCACAGACAGCGGCAGCAGAGGCGCCCTAA